Sequence from the Erythrolamprus reginae isolate rEryReg1 chromosome 2, rEryReg1.hap1, whole genome shotgun sequence genome:
CCACTAGGTGTCCCCAGTGTTTGTTTAAACTTTTGCTTAGAAAGTGTTGCAAGTTTCCCTTTGCCCCTCTTTCGTCAAACTTTCCCTAATACCTTTGGACCCGGAAGTTCTGGCGAGTGCTAAATCTTTCAGTGATCGGTTTGCATGCGTCTTGCAAGTTAGCCTGTTCTGGAAACTTCACCGTTTTGATTAATTAAAGCAATAACTTGGTAAGTTTTACAGAGACCGCatttgtttttgtccccccctccCTTCGGCTGCTCCAAAGCAGCCGATTCACTCTTGAGAATGGGTCACTGGATATATTATGAAGGAGATTGCATTGAGAAAAATTATCTTCATTTTATTTGTCTAGTACTGTATACTTTATTTTGGACTCCCTATTACACTGCAGTTTACATAGGAAAACCTCTGACGAAGAGTGATTTGGTTCTTGAATCTTTCCATATTACCTTATTGAAAAGACATTAAAAAGATCGCAGCCGTTTGCAACGAAACCCAAAATGTCTGTGGGAATCCTGTCCCACTAACTGCAGTTTTCAGGCAAAACATCTTtctttctaattatttattactTGTTTAATCCAATTATGAGATTGCATGATTCCTCAATGACTGAACAGCTTACAGATAAGAGGAAAAATACAGATAAGAGGGAAAATACAGATAAAAGGAAAGTACAGATAAGAGGGGAAATACTATATGTTAAAGGAGAACATGGATGTGACCAGGAGAGCTAAAGCAAACTGAACGGAAAGGGATTGCTTGTATGAAGATTTATTTGCCTGGATAGGAAATGGACATTTCTTTTAGTTCAGTTTCTTTGGGAGGGCTTTAGGGGACTTTTAACAGgttaatgttatatatatattattggaaattattaattatatattattatatatattggaaatatatataatgttctatattacataaatataataatataataataataataataataataataataataataataatttattagatttatatgccgcccttctccgtagactcggggcagctcacaacaataataaaaacaatatacaatgtaacaaatctaataattaaaagaaagcatctaaaaaatcgtcatttaaaaaccattgcattatatatgatatatatattatattatatatgcagaagagagcaaccagaatgataaaggaactagaaattaaaacatacaaggaaaggttgcaggaattggacatggatagtctagcaaagaggaggtccaggggggacatgatagcagtcttcaaatacttgagaggctgccacagggaggagggggtcacattattttccaaagcaccagagagacaGACTAGGAGCCaaggttggaagctgtccaaggagaccttcaacctggaagtaagggggaactttctgactgtgagagcgatcaaccagtggaacggcttgcccgcagaggtggtgaatgctccaacactagtgaccttcaagaaaagactggactgctattggactcctgcaccagcagggggttggactagatgacctgcaaggtcccttccaactctaataataaatacataaatgatatgatatgatataaaattatatacacacacacacacacattagtattagaaatagaaaaaagcagttcataaatatttttatatcttactTACATCCTACTGTTTATAGCATCAGTGTCCATTCTGACCAGTTCAGGCATTTACCTGTGACAAGGACCCTGCAGTTGTTTCAGTATACAGACAATACACATAACACAACCAACAATCCAGTTATTCCACTTATTTTCTTCTCCAGGTTTATTGTATTCTACAAACAGAAAAGTATTGCCAAAGTTTTGTTATACTCCTTGCCTAATCCTCACTGGCTAAGCAGGCAAAAGTGGTTGTGTCTTGGACATTGCAGCCAGATAGTTGTAAGGGCATGTTTTATGTCTGTTTTGTGTCAGAGTGCTTTGTTGTTAGTTGTACTGGCATTCATCTTATTTCATTCTCTGGCTCAAATCTGGGCACTACTTCACACTTGACTGGATTTTCAAAATTACATAACAGCTCAGCAGGTAAGAACATGTGAGTAACAGATTTGAATTACATCCCCCTCCTGTGTTAAGTAGGTCAGTAGTTCGCATGACATGCAATGTATTAATGATCTAGAGCAGACCCAGCTCTATTTTTATagcaatttaaaaaacagaattacAGAGAAAACTATacaaaacattttttgaaaaccAGGACTATGCAGAGATCTAATAATTTAATTACTAGTTATAATATCAAAAAgataaaagaatttttaaaatgtaagtacCAGATCAGCGAAGGAGGACGCTTTTAAGAATGAATGTACCAAATCAGTTACCTAAGTATGTCATGCAGTggtgaaatacattttttttttactagcagttctatgggcgtggcttggtgggcatggcaggggaaggatactgcaacatctccattcccaccccactctggggccagccagaggtgatatttgccagttctccaaactactccacatttctgctactggttctactcaaaatttatttatttatttattttattagttatacttataagccacccaacttctTGCGGACTCTGTGTGGcgtacaatatttaaaaaaaacaatataaaacagtctAAAACCCATTAAAAGAAACATTCATATCCTTTGTGGCCAGATCAAGATAGTATATCAATGGccaccccaggcctgccggcaaagccaggtcttcagggccttctggaaggccaataaggtggggcCAACACGGACTTCAGGGAGCAACTGGTACCAGAGAGCCAGagttaccacagagaaggccctcccccgtggccctgccagcccacactgtctggccgacgggacacggagaaggccaaccgtgTGGGACCATATCAGTCGCTGGGAACTATGTAGCAGGAAGtggtcctgaagatagtctggccctaagccctttagggctttataagtgataaccaacactttgaattgcacccggAGACCAACTGGGAGCCAGCGCAgctcgcggagtgttgatgtgatgtGGGTATATCtcagtgcacccacaacagctcacatggctgcattttggagcagttgtctccaaatgcttttcaagggtagccccatgtagagtgcgttACAATAATTGAATCATGAGGCgataagggcgtgagtgaccatgagaagagTCTCCTGATCCAGATGAGGTTGCACTAAGTGAACCTGTAcaaaagtccccctagccacagccgagagatgttgcTCTACTCTCGGCTGAGGCTCTAGGAGGATGCCCAGATTTTCCataaagggcaggttggagacaggatgatagtttttaaggtcagctggatccagggagggATTCTTATGGAGGGGTCTCACCCCTGCATCCTTTAATGGTTGCAAGCAAGACCCCTCACTCAGAAGGCGTTGATCAAAGCCTGGAGCCAGCCTCGTGTTACCTccctactggccgaaaccagccaggagggacatgggtccaaaaAACAAGTGGAGGCGCTCATCGCTCCTATGGCTCTGTCCACTTCATCGGGTATCAAAGCTCTTAACAGTATTTGGTCCGATTCAGATTTACTGGTCCTCCAATGcctctccagacgtctcttctgctaccggttctccagaacctgtaagAAACTGCTGGATCTTACCTCTGATGTCATTTAATAACAAAATTTAATCTGTTCTTGCaacatattataaaatcaatgccAAAGGGAATCATATTGAATCTTTTTTCTGCCTGCTTTTAAAAATTTGCTACATTTTCTCCTTGTTTGATATTCCTGTCTTCAGGCTTCCTAGGAGATCCCAAAGTGATGGCTGCCATACAGGTGACAGAGGAAACCATCATAGTGGGTGGGCAAACTCTGTTCTCCCGCCAGGCTAAACCTACACAACCGGCTCCTCGTCTTTATGTCTTGCTGCTCCATGGCATTCGTTTTTCATCAGAGACGTGGCTCAACCTGCAGACTTTGTctaagttggcagaagctggatACCATGCTGTAGCTATTGACCTGCCAGGTGAGCTTGACTCTCGGTGGTCAGTGGAAATTTGGGCAAAAGAAAGACATATGTCTACAATTTGATATTTAAGAAGACTGTCACTTTTGCCTCTGTTTCACCAGAAGCAAAAATAAGGCAGAATATATAAAATCTGATTTCAAAAATCTGGTTAAAAATGAGGCTTTTGTATTAAGTGATATAATACCCAAGTAAAAGGATTACTATTCTTTCTCAGACTAATTATGATGTTAACATGATAAATTATGCTTATTTTTTAATATGTCTATTTGTGTGTgtcgtgtttgtttgtttatttttctgttgaatcaacAGAATcaaccatattcccaaatatgggagggggcATACTGGTTCCTTTTTATcactacaaacacacacacacactgtgtgtgCACACTGATTCTAAAATACAATTTAGCTCAGTTCAAAcatcaatacaatacaacacattGATTGTTTTAGACTAACTCTGGTCTCACTGTCATGTTATTCAACTTCATAACTCTGTTTCCATCTTTATGGTGGTCTTATAAAATGGGCAAACAAAATATAGCATGTAAGAAAACATATAAAAGCTGTTCCTTATGAAAGAGATGTGTCAaccattttatatgtttttatggGTTCAAGGGAAGACATAGATTTTCCCTCCAATGCTTTAAATGCAAGGGatattttcaataaaatacaTCCAATTTGCTGGTTGTGACTCTTCCTGGATACTCTAGTTCATTCCTTTTTCCTATCTGCAGTCAGTAGCTTATATTCATCCTCATTTCTCAGTGTGcccttttatgtttttttttcttaacattttttaaagttgtgAAATCAGGGACTACCTTCCTCTTATGATATATTGGTTACCTTataataaaagtttaaatattGTATAAATATGTGGGAACgtagatttttaaaatcagtaATAATAGTTTGCAATAGTGGTGAATATCTGTAGCTTGGGTGCAGAGTGAGGGTGATGTTCAACATAGTCGCTTAAGCCAAAATAAAATGATTGTGATGGGCATAACCACCTTATTTCCCCTTTGGTTTTTAAGCAAAGTGATGGAGTCAGTAAGCAAAAAATAATGCCACTTAAGCTTTCATTTCCGCATCCCCTATTAATTGCTTGTCACAAGTATGAATGGTAATCATGTAACTGCAGGATACTGAGACAGTTGTGAATGCAAGGATTGGttgcaaagttatttttttaatgctgtcaTAACTTCAGTTGGTTGTGGCATAGGGCCATCAGTAAGCAAGGTCCATGAGCAATGACAACTGGTGAAAGGGaaatacaagggtcgcccagaaagtaatgcaccatgtttttttttcaacaattatttattgaacacaatgaaacttacacacaagaaagaatgatgtttcttctacactccctatttttccacgtagcCTATGTTCTattgccttcctccagtgagacacagggcgtgtatgccctgtcagtactactccttgttctggtcacgaagccatttctgcactgtgcaaatcacctaaTGGCCTCACTGTCTATGccatacttctgtcaactgcagattctccacaaacactacacaaacgtttgtgagtgttcccaacagtttctttctccgcagtgagaaattcaatgacgacacgctgcttgtaacatacatcacttacagacgccatttcaaaacactgctgcagctatgctttcTGTCTGAAggaacgcaaaatttacacacaccctCCTgagaattcaaataatgtatatctaaaatttcacatttataccattactgtaggctgagaaaaaaaatgtggtgcattactttctgagtGACTCTCGTATGTACAGGTCTTAGAAGGACTTAGTTGTTTTCTCTTCTGCCTTGGAAAATCTAGTGAATCAAtccacatggaaacatagaatgGTCCTTGTATCTTCCGGTTGCAGGGACACATACCTTCACAAAGCCAAGACTTGCAATTGGATGATGTAGTGAAATATAACAGGATTTTAGAGGTGTTTCCTATCTGAGTCTACCTATCCACAGTTCTCTGTCCTGCTGAAAAGAATAGACAAAAACATGATTTACCACAATTTTGATGGCATTCTATTGGGGGCTTCAAGTGTCACAAAAATGAAACTCAGGGATTACATGCAAGCCATGAATCCCATCTACCCCATTTATAATGTAAGTGCTTATAGATGGCTCAATCCTCAAGCAATCCAAAAGGGAAGTTGTCTCTCTGAGCTGGGAATGATAGGagttgtagtttatttatttattttattgattgattgattttgtccaatacacaatgagggttttagtgggtatacacatagtaaaatacatgttgaaggttatagaggatatactcatagtaaaatatatctaagaaagaatagaagagaagttataggaatagaacatatcaatgaaagaatagaagaagagatatatgaatagaagcaaggtataggagatataggagagcaataggacacgggacggaaggcactctagtgcactatactcgccccttactgacctcttaggaatctggataggtcaaccgtggataatctaagggtaaagtgttggggctttggggatgacactatggagtcaggtaatgagttccacgcttcgacaactcggttactgaagtcatattttttacagtcaagtttggagcggttaatattaagtttaaatctgttgtgtgctcttgtgttgttgtggttgaagctgaagtagtcaccgacaggcaggacgttgcagcatatgatcttgtgggcaatacttagatcttgtttaaggcgtcttagttctaggctttctaggcccaggattgaaagtctagtctcatagggtattctgttttgagtggaggaatgaagggctcttctggtgaagtatttttggacattttcaaggctgttaatgtctgagatgcgatatgggttccaaacagatgagctgtattcaaggatgggtctggcgaatgttttgtaatgtgtgatgtaaagtagtgtgagattgccagagcagaagctacgtaggattaggtttagttATTGTCCAACTGAGGATGCTTGGTGGGGAGGGCTACATGTACAGAAAATGTGTGATGCGGGATGTCTTGTTTCTTACGATCCAGGATTCGGCCGCTCTAAAGATGCTGTTGCTCCAGCTCCTGTTGCAGAGCCCGCCCCAGGCAGTTTCTTGAAGGATGTCTTAGAGGCCCTGAAATTCGAAAAAGCAGTGGTGATCAGTCCCTCTCTCAGTGGCATGTACTCGCTCCCATTCCTTTTTCAGCACAATCACCTTCTGAAGGCCTACATCCCAGTGGCTCCCATCTGCACAGATAAGTTCCTTCCCACCCAGTATGCCAGTGTCAAGGTATGTTTAGGGAATTCTGGGGCAGGTCTTATTTGGTACAATGGATAATTAGAAGGGTTGAGTTACCTCAGTTATGCAGCTGGCATTTCACAACTATGTGAGGAAAATGTGGACGGAAGTGGGTTTACAGATTTATTGTAAACCTTGCAGGAATTCGTCAGCTGTCCACTAGGGGGCAATGCACACTGCCTTACCCTCCAATACAATACCAATATGGTAAAACAGACCTATATTCAATctggagaatatttatagctttgTGAAGATATACCAAGAAAATGGGCAATACCATTCTAAAAGAATTACTCAGATAAGTTCAAGAAATTCTCTCTGGGTTCAGTTTCATTTTATGCATGTTTTATTGCATTAGCCAAATAAGTTCCACATTCGCAGCAACAGTAAGAATCTGGTACACTTAAAATGAATTGTAGTTTTGAATGTAGAAGAATTACAACAATCCCTGTGATAAATTTCTGTGAACATTCTCTAACCATTATCATGCCTCTTGTCACGCATAGAACATTTAATTTGACCCCTGTCAGATTGCTCCATTTTGGGATTTTAGCATTTTCCAATATTAATCTCTAGCATGTACCTTTGCCCTTGCAAATATGACCTGCACATTTTTTTTAGCTAGGGTGATGGTGGGTTTTTGATAATAATGGGAATTCCCCGTGGTCCTGCTGAAAATATCTGCTGCAGTCACTCTGTTTTTGCAAATGTAGAAGGTTTGTTTTTGCTGAAGATTTGCATTTCTATCACCACCAGGAAAGGATCATCCTCTTGCTAATACTGACTGGATGTATTTATAGCCTGAAAACTGGGCTAAGAGCATGCCATTATAAAACACAGAGAGCAAGTACAAATTAGCTGCATGGTTAATGTAGCCACATAAATTGAACAGCAATACGGGaagcatttttttcttcctggaaGAGAGCACCTCCGTCTCTATTTTTCATCTGAACTAAGTTTCATTATTTTATTAGGATCTAAGACAGGCAAGAATGCTCATTCGTTGATTGAACCAGGCTtgattttatctctctctctctctcctgcataCAGACACCAACTCTCATTGTATATGGGGATCAAGATGCCGAACTGGGTGAAGTGAGCCTGAACAACTTGAAGAATTTACCTAATCACAAGATAATGATGCTGAAAGGGGCAGGCCATGCCTGTTACATTGACAAGCCAGATGAGTGGCACCAGAGGCTGCTGGATTTCCTGAAGAACATAGAGTAAACAGCAAATCAGCCAGCACTGGCCTAGCCAACCCATAATCAATGAGGACCTAACCAGTTTTTCTAACATACACATGTAAGGAGCTAGGAtttctttctgcagttctgtcAGAGTGGGGCCCAGGTTCTTTATGGACTGTCTAACCATGATAGACCTAAAACTATCAGAAAGTGTTACATCCAGAAtacattcattgattcattatttGTTATTGCATAATTAAGATGACCAGATACGATTTTTCTTGCTTGGGTCATGAGATATTTGAAGTCAAATTTACATAAAGTAATCATTCATAGATCTGTGCATGGATATATTTGGAATTGGTCCTCAGTATCATGAGCTCTACTGCCAAGATTTTAATCaggaacattttttttcaaagctgATTGAGTGCTGGCTGAGATAGATGTAATAAAGGTAAGGCAATGTCTGGGATATCTTTATAAAcaataatgatttatttatttttacttagcACACCAAAGAATCTATCCATTAGTATCATCATGTATGACATTGGAGTGGTGATTAAAATTTTAATCCTGGTTTGCTAGcattcctgccttccgtaaactccttaaaacccacctttgccgtcaggcatgggggaactgaaacatctccccctgggcacgtttaatttatgcatggtatgtctgtgtgtgtgtctgttagcatatggggtttttaatattcaaacattttaaacttgtctgattacccatgatttgtttctacatgttgtgagccgccccgagtcttcggagaggggcggcatacaaatctaagtaataaataataaataaataaaaatcagacAAAGTTACTATGACTGATTTGCTGTATTAACACAAAAAtgtcaaaatatatttttctaaccCATAGATTCTTCTATAACCTAACTTTCACTGAGTCCTATTATGTCTTTGTCCTTGCTATCTTTGTTAGGACACTTTTTAGTTTTGATGACTGGACATAGCGTTCTCCAATTTGATGGACCACATGTATGTTGGGTTTTAATTTGCATAATTCTCAGCTGGCTTGGAGACCCTTCATGGGGAATTGTGATAGTCAAAATGTATCTGAGTTGGATATtgagtagcaggtttaaagaaaGCCATACTGCAATTTATGCTATTTGACCCACACATATTTTTGCATCTGGATGAGCT
This genomic interval carries:
- the LOC139160611 gene encoding putative protein-lysine deacylase ABHD14B, producing the protein MAAIQVTEETIIVGGQTLFSRQAKPTQPAPRLYVLLLHGIRFSSETWLNLQTLSKLAEAGYHAVAIDLPGFGRSKDAVAPAPVAEPAPGSFLKDVLEALKFEKAVVISPSLSGMYSLPFLFQHNHLLKAYIPVAPICTDKFLPTQYASVKTPTLIVYGDQDAELGEVSLNNLKNLPNHKIMMLKGAGHACYIDKPDEWHQRLLDFLKNIE